In one window of Frigoriglobus tundricola DNA:
- the tnpB gene encoding IS66 family insertion sequence element accessory protein TnpB, which translates to MQRLERGRYHFPTPTDRKLELTATEFAMILDGIDVSHVRRFKRFTPAPVQARAT; encoded by the coding sequence ATCCAGCGACTCGAGCGCGGGCGTTACCACTTCCCCACCCCGACCGACCGCAAACTCGAACTCACCGCCACCGAGTTCGCCATGATCCTCGACGGCATCGACGTGTCCCACGTCCGGCGGTTCAAGCGATTCACGCCCGCCCCGGTACAAGCTCGCGCTACTTGA
- the tnpC gene encoding IS66 family transposase has protein sequence MDSDAPLPTDVLTLQGMVRALQAENADLRTQLQRQAEQFQRTIDDLRAEVAALKAKLDRATTHRFGRRSERTPKPPKVPGDGPAKRRHDHGRSPLPAHLERRDTVLDLTPDERRCSGCGGDRVCIGQTQTEQLDCDPTPYFVRRTIRKTYACQQCPPTVRAEDRIRTATPSTVGPIDKGLCGPGLLAEVLVGKFLDHLPLHRQVARIGRAGVTVSESTLGDWVKQSAVLLTSLYQLMLERVRTCPVLWSDDTRSRFAQPGERTMPHGHFWVGIGDPTAPYTAFHFTTGYDAASGPDQFLGGFRGHVHADCLAQYNGLFAAGAKHVACWSHARRKFLGAGDPGAKAVERINRLYHIEHTLPAPDSPEHIVARRATRQARALPILNDLKAWLDAALGTALPKSALGAAIRYVANHWAAFVRYTEDGRLSIDNNLSERTLRLIAVGRSNWKFVGSAKAGAHAAVHFSVVGTCRHLGLDATAYLREVLPALHALGEKPTADQLAPLLPDVWAKRQQSRLLVA, from the coding sequence ATGGACTCCGACGCCCCGCTGCCGACCGACGTGCTGACCCTCCAAGGGATGGTGCGTGCCCTCCAGGCCGAAAACGCCGACCTCCGCACGCAGCTCCAACGCCAGGCCGAGCAGTTCCAACGGACCATCGACGACCTGCGTGCCGAGGTCGCGGCCTTGAAGGCGAAGTTGGACCGGGCCACGACGCACCGGTTCGGCCGGCGGTCCGAACGCACACCGAAGCCACCGAAGGTCCCCGGCGACGGACCCGCGAAGCGGCGCCACGACCACGGCCGTTCGCCACTCCCGGCGCACCTCGAACGCCGCGACACGGTCCTCGATCTGACCCCCGACGAGCGCCGCTGCTCGGGCTGTGGTGGCGACCGCGTGTGCATCGGCCAGACCCAGACCGAGCAACTCGATTGCGACCCGACCCCGTACTTCGTGCGGCGCACGATCCGCAAGACGTACGCGTGCCAACAGTGCCCCCCGACGGTCCGGGCCGAGGACCGGATCCGGACCGCCACGCCGAGTACCGTCGGACCGATCGACAAGGGACTGTGTGGTCCGGGCTTGTTGGCCGAGGTTCTCGTCGGGAAGTTCCTCGACCACCTGCCGCTGCACCGCCAAGTCGCCCGGATCGGGCGCGCGGGGGTGACGGTGTCCGAGAGTACCTTGGGCGATTGGGTGAAACAGTCCGCGGTGTTACTGACGTCGCTGTACCAGTTGATGCTCGAGCGGGTGCGCACGTGTCCGGTCCTCTGGTCCGATGACACCCGCTCGCGGTTCGCCCAGCCCGGTGAGCGAACGATGCCGCACGGCCACTTCTGGGTGGGGATCGGAGATCCGACGGCCCCGTACACGGCGTTCCACTTCACGACCGGTTACGACGCCGCGAGCGGACCGGACCAGTTCTTAGGCGGCTTCCGGGGCCACGTGCATGCCGATTGCCTCGCACAGTACAACGGCCTGTTCGCCGCCGGAGCCAAGCACGTCGCCTGTTGGTCCCACGCGCGCCGCAAGTTCCTCGGCGCCGGGGACCCCGGGGCCAAGGCGGTCGAACGCATCAACCGGTTGTACCACATCGAGCACACGCTTCCGGCGCCGGACTCACCGGAGCACATCGTCGCCCGTCGCGCGACGCGGCAAGCAAGGGCGCTCCCGATCCTGAACGACCTGAAGGCGTGGCTCGACGCGGCACTCGGGACGGCGTTGCCCAAGTCGGCCCTGGGGGCCGCGATCCGGTACGTGGCGAATCACTGGGCCGCGTTCGTCCGGTACACCGAGGACGGGCGACTCTCGATCGATAATAACCTGAGCGAGCGAACGCTCCGGCTGATCGCCGTGGGTCGGAGCAATTGGAAGTTCGTGGGCAGTGCGAAGGCCGGTGCGCACGCCGCGGTTCACTTCTCGGTGGTGGGCACGTGTCGGCACTTGGGTCTCGATGCGACGGCATACCTGCGTGAGGTTCTTCCGGCCCTTCATGCGTTGGGCGAGAAGCCGACGGCGGACCAACTCGCACCTCTTCTGCCCGACGTGTGGGCGAAGCGTCAACAATCCCGACTCCTCGTCGCGTAA
- the tnpB gene encoding IS66 family insertion sequence element accessory protein TnpB (TnpB, as the term is used for proteins encoded by IS66 family insertion elements, is considered an accessory protein, since TnpC, encoded by a neighboring gene, is a DDE family transposase.) produces MLSIPPTTQLWYGGAVDLRLGFDGLYRHVQSTLQADPLSGHLFIFTNRSANRLKALYWTRHGLCLWCQRLERGRYHFPTPTDRKLELTATEFAMILDGIDYSSAKRFTRYCRPKASESDLRTRTS; encoded by the coding sequence GTGCTGAGCATTCCACCCACCACCCAGCTCTGGTACGGCGGGGCCGTCGATCTGCGCCTCGGGTTCGACGGCCTGTACCGCCACGTCCAATCCACGCTTCAGGCCGATCCCTTGAGCGGGCATCTGTTCATTTTCACCAATCGCTCGGCCAACCGGCTCAAGGCCCTGTACTGGACCCGCCACGGGCTCTGCTTGTGGTGCCAGCGACTCGAGCGCGGGCGGTACCACTTCCCCACCCCGACCGACCGCAAACTCGAACTCACCGCCACCGAGTTCGCCATGATCCTCGACGGCATCGACTACTCGTCGGCCAAACGTTTCACCCGTTATTGTCGCCCGAAAGCGTCCGAATCCGACTTGCGCACCCGCACGTCCTGA
- the tnpA gene encoding IS66 family insertion sequence element accessory protein TnpA — MPAVPAASRRDPAATRRRWAERLERFRRSGQTIAQFCAAEGVSPPSFYVWRRTLADHAPSPVPVTPTLVPIRLTPSPAGPPIEVVFPSGTVLRFPVDARPEVIAALVHAVEGRPC; from the coding sequence GTGCCTGCTGTCCCTGCTGCCTCTCGCCGTGACCCGGCCGCCACCCGTCGCCGGTGGGCCGAACGACTCGAACGGTTCCGCCGGTCGGGGCAGACGATCGCTCAGTTCTGTGCCGCCGAGGGCGTCTCACCGCCGTCCTTTTATGTGTGGCGGCGAACCCTCGCGGACCACGCCCCATCACCCGTACCGGTCACTCCGACGCTCGTCCCCATCCGCCTGACCCCGTCGCCCGCCGGACCGCCGATCGAGGTGGTGTTCCCGTCGGGAACCGTCCTGCGGTTCCCGGTCGATGCCCGACCGGAGGTCATCGCCGCCCTCGTGCATGCGGTGGAGGGGCGCCCGTGCTGA
- a CDS encoding bifunctional DNA primase/polymerase has product MADKPAMAGPERLYAAIRYAEKHGFFILPDHTVVDGCCTCGHKDCDRPGKHPLTKNGVKDASDDLVIITNWWVETGNKANVGIATGAASKLVVLDIDVKGGGIETLALWKQEHGEMPKTPAVRTPTGGLHFYFRYADGVGSKTGIAPGIDVRGNGGQVVAPPSIHMCGGKYEWIEPLTTPLAEMPAWLLDLILKPKAKEALKVEAPVVAAANPMIMTLSIGSLDLRTSPGAGEGQRHDTLCKLVGVQLARGDREINVLEDALGWAETCEPPMEMSEVVRTVKSLATKHVSQTTITPTIPATVADDVESASLPEPPPWPMLESAARHGTRAIHALQRRRETLEGMLAAQAHNQTLALHRNAQRLLRPLLVVNPFAERLTFLDARTRTRRDHQKYLTLIRTVTLLHQHQRSVRTVEHQGKNIEFIEVTLDDIERANELAADVLGRSLDELPPQTRRLLCSLDTMVRAACETEEIDRGEFRFSRRDVRNFTGWGDTQLKLHLKRLVDLEYLLAHHDREARRHMYELLYVPSGTDRAVPGLIDVAVLRRGPTTGDGGDRSGSEPHRSGVNGDRSGDGRPTVGPRSPAGRGEEPVQKPRKPSGKPRSRVKIPKPANTLSKNGKPAS; this is encoded by the coding sequence ATGGCTGACAAGCCAGCGATGGCCGGGCCGGAACGTTTGTACGCGGCCATCAGGTACGCTGAGAAGCACGGCTTTTTCATCCTTCCCGACCATACCGTTGTGGACGGCTGCTGCACCTGCGGCCACAAGGACTGCGACCGGCCCGGCAAACACCCGCTGACCAAGAACGGAGTGAAGGACGCGAGCGATGACCTCGTCATCATCACCAACTGGTGGGTCGAGACAGGCAACAAGGCCAACGTGGGGATCGCCACCGGCGCGGCCTCGAAGCTCGTCGTGCTGGACATCGACGTAAAGGGCGGCGGGATCGAGACGCTCGCTCTTTGGAAACAAGAACACGGGGAGATGCCGAAGACACCGGCCGTCAGGACGCCCACCGGCGGGCTGCACTTCTACTTCCGCTACGCGGACGGGGTCGGCAGCAAGACCGGGATCGCTCCGGGGATCGACGTGCGGGGCAATGGCGGGCAAGTCGTGGCACCGCCCTCGATCCACATGTGCGGCGGTAAGTACGAGTGGATCGAGCCGCTGACAACGCCCCTGGCCGAGATGCCCGCGTGGTTGCTCGACCTGATCCTGAAACCGAAGGCGAAAGAGGCGCTCAAGGTCGAGGCACCCGTGGTCGCGGCGGCGAACCCGATGATCATGACACTATCCATCGGCAGCCTCGACCTCCGCACCAGCCCCGGCGCCGGCGAGGGTCAAAGGCACGACACGCTGTGCAAACTGGTCGGTGTCCAACTGGCCCGTGGCGACCGCGAGATCAACGTGCTGGAAGATGCCCTGGGGTGGGCCGAGACGTGCGAGCCGCCGATGGAGATGAGCGAGGTCGTTCGCACCGTCAAGAGTCTGGCAACCAAGCACGTCTCCCAGACCACCATCACGCCGACGATCCCGGCGACAGTCGCCGACGACGTGGAATCCGCCTCGCTCCCCGAGCCACCGCCCTGGCCGATGTTGGAGAGCGCCGCCCGCCACGGGACCCGCGCCATCCACGCTTTGCAACGGCGGCGGGAGACACTGGAGGGCATGCTTGCGGCTCAGGCCCACAACCAGACACTCGCCCTCCACCGCAACGCCCAGCGGCTCCTGCGGCCTTTGCTCGTCGTGAACCCGTTCGCGGAGCGGCTCACGTTCCTCGACGCCCGAACGCGGACTCGGCGTGACCACCAGAAGTACCTGACGCTGATCCGCACGGTCACCTTGCTCCATCAGCACCAGCGGTCCGTCCGCACCGTCGAACACCAGGGCAAGAACATCGAGTTCATTGAAGTGACCCTGGACGACATCGAGCGAGCGAACGAACTGGCCGCTGACGTGCTGGGCCGTTCCCTGGACGAACTCCCGCCCCAGACCCGCCGACTTCTTTGTTCGCTCGACACGATGGTCCGGGCGGCATGCGAGACGGAAGAGATCGACCGGGGCGAGTTCCGGTTCAGCCGTCGTGATGTTCGGAACTTCACCGGCTGGGGCGATACGCAACTGAAACTGCACCTGAAGCGGTTGGTCGATCTCGAATACCTGCTCGCCCACCACGACCGCGAAGCCCGCCGGCACATGTACGAGTTACTGTACGTTCCCAGCGGAACGGATCGGGCCGTGCCGGGCCTGATCGACGTGGCGGTCCTTCGCCGTGGCCCAACGACCGGCGACGGCGGTGATCGGTCGGGGTCAGAACCCCATCGGTCGGGGGTAAACGGTGATCGGTCGGGGGACGGTCGGCCCACGGTCGGGCCTCGGTCGCCGGCTGGTCGGGGCGAAGAACCCGTGCAGAAACCTCGAAAACCCAGTGGCAAGCCCCGGTCCAGGGTCAAGATCCCGAAACCCGCGAATACCCTCTCGAAGAACGGGAAGCCCGCATCGTAG
- the xerC gene encoding site-specific tyrosine recombinase XerC produces the protein MSKDTSPAAPTPAPDGMKALHAKFLEWLAERNYSAKTVKVRLLCVGYFITWAEQRGLSKPGEVTKPVVERYQRYLFNLRKENGDPLSTRTQISRLAAVQAWFKWLAKKNYIPFNPAGDLDMPRQEHRLPRAVLTEREVELVIAQPDVNDPLRLRDRAVLETLYSTGMRRMELIGLKTYDLDAERGTVLIRQGKGKKDRMVPIGDRALSWVSRYLREVRPKLLIGDGGRDVLFLTHFGEAFHPEYLTRLVAEYVSAAQVGKKGSCHIFRHSCATLMLEGGADVRFIQAMLGHAKLDTTMVYTQVSIRMLKQVHAATHPAKLNRKPDEEAEDGGNGTSGQVQ, from the coding sequence ATGTCGAAGGACACCAGCCCCGCCGCGCCGACGCCGGCCCCGGACGGGATGAAGGCGTTGCACGCCAAGTTCCTCGAATGGCTGGCCGAGCGAAACTACTCGGCCAAGACCGTGAAGGTCCGGCTGCTGTGCGTCGGCTACTTCATCACCTGGGCCGAACAGCGTGGGCTATCAAAACCGGGCGAGGTGACGAAGCCCGTGGTCGAACGCTACCAGCGTTACCTGTTCAACCTCCGCAAAGAGAACGGTGATCCACTCAGCACCCGCACCCAGATCAGCCGCCTCGCTGCGGTCCAGGCGTGGTTCAAGTGGCTGGCGAAGAAGAACTACATCCCGTTCAACCCGGCGGGCGATTTGGACATGCCTCGCCAGGAACACCGCCTGCCCAGAGCCGTCCTGACCGAGCGTGAGGTGGAACTGGTCATCGCCCAACCGGACGTGAACGACCCGCTCCGTCTTCGTGACCGTGCCGTTCTTGAAACGCTCTATTCCACCGGGATGCGGCGGATGGAACTCATCGGCTTGAAGACCTACGACCTCGATGCCGAGCGGGGAACCGTCCTCATCCGCCAGGGCAAGGGCAAGAAAGACCGGATGGTTCCCATCGGTGACCGGGCGTTGTCGTGGGTCAGCCGCTACCTTCGAGAAGTGCGACCGAAGTTGCTCATCGGTGACGGCGGTCGGGACGTGCTGTTCCTCACGCACTTTGGCGAGGCGTTCCACCCCGAATACCTGACCCGGCTGGTCGCAGAGTACGTTTCCGCCGCCCAAGTCGGCAAGAAGGGTTCGTGCCACATCTTCCGCCATAGCTGTGCTACCCTGATGCTCGAAGGCGGGGCTGACGTGAGGTTCATCCAGGCAATGCTCGGACACGCCAAGCTCGACACCACGATGGTGTACACGCAGGTCAGCATCAGGATGCTCAAGCAGGTTCACGCCGCCACGCATCCGGCGAAGTTGAACCGCAAGCCCGACGAAGAGGCGGAAGACGGTGGCAACGGCACGAGCGGGCAGGTACAGTGA
- a CDS encoding DUF4240 domain-containing protein codes for MFWSIIDESNGSKDKLKSILASEPRVIVIDFYKEFLKAISNLEEIMCGGGASEDYREDVFTLIVSKGREYYDEIVKHPECVPGDIDPNGPYFLNVAGDVLMERFGEEITEQLS; via the coding sequence GTGTTCTGGAGCATTATCGACGAATCGAATGGCAGCAAGGACAAATTGAAATCCATCCTTGCTTCCGAGCCGAGAGTGATCGTTATTGACTTTTACAAAGAATTTCTCAAGGCAATCAGCAACCTTGAAGAGATCATGTGTGGAGGTGGGGCCTCCGAAGATTATCGGGAAGATGTCTTCACTCTGATTGTTAGCAAGGGCCGTGAGTATTACGACGAAATAGTTAAGCATCCGGAGTGTGTCCCTGGTGACATCGATCCGAACGGCCCATATTTCCTCAATGTCGCTGGCGACGTCCTAATGGAACGATTTGGCGAAGAGATTACTGAGCAACTCTCGTGA
- a CDS encoding ISAs1 family transposase has product MPLPLTTVFADLRDPRRDTRNKVHRLTDILTIATCAVIAGAEGGEQIAAYGQLKEGFFRQFLELPGGIPSPDTFERVFAKLDPDAFADRFGRWMASACETAGLVQVAIDGKSARRSPKGTFTGCLHLVEAWAVENRLILGMRAVPDGGHEITTMPERIATLDLNGAVVTIDAAGCQKATVEPIRRQGGEYVVTVKGNQGGLRDAIADVFARAGEAAFAGCDMVASVADGHGRHEERYVTVVTDPDRLPAGWADVGAVVMVGRERHVNGKANESTTHYYLTSLRTKAAELAGYIRNHWGIENGLHWCLDIAFREDDSRARAGHAGTNLGMIRRIALSLLKRADTKGSIRTRRMKAAWDDDYLLKVLKALTTD; this is encoded by the coding sequence ATGCCTTTACCACTGACCACCGTGTTCGCCGACCTGCGGGACCCGCGCCGGGACACCAGGAACAAGGTGCATCGGCTGACCGACATCCTGACCATCGCGACGTGCGCCGTGATCGCCGGGGCCGAGGGAGGGGAGCAGATCGCCGCGTACGGGCAACTCAAGGAGGGTTTCTTCCGCCAGTTCTTGGAGTTGCCCGGAGGCATCCCGAGCCCCGACACGTTCGAGCGGGTATTCGCCAAACTGGACCCGGATGCGTTCGCCGATCGGTTCGGGCGGTGGATGGCATCGGCGTGTGAGACGGCGGGGTTGGTGCAGGTGGCGATCGATGGCAAGAGCGCCCGCCGGTCCCCCAAGGGCACGTTCACCGGGTGCCTGCACCTGGTCGAGGCGTGGGCGGTCGAGAACCGTTTGATCCTGGGCATGCGGGCGGTACCCGATGGGGGGCACGAGATCACCACCATGCCCGAACGGATCGCCACCCTGGACCTCAACGGCGCGGTGGTGACGATCGACGCGGCCGGGTGCCAGAAAGCGACGGTCGAGCCGATCCGGCGCCAGGGCGGGGAGTACGTAGTGACGGTCAAAGGGAACCAGGGCGGCTTGCGGGACGCCATCGCCGACGTGTTCGCTCGGGCGGGGGAGGCCGCGTTCGCCGGGTGCGACATGGTTGCGTCGGTCGCGGATGGGCACGGGCGCCACGAGGAGCGGTACGTGACCGTGGTCACCGATCCGGACCGGTTGCCGGCCGGGTGGGCCGATGTGGGTGCGGTGGTGATGGTCGGCCGAGAGCGGCACGTGAACGGGAAGGCAAACGAGAGTACGACCCATTACTACCTGACCAGCTTGCGGACCAAAGCGGCCGAGTTAGCGGGTTACATCCGCAACCACTGGGGCATCGAGAACGGGCTCCACTGGTGCCTCGACATCGCGTTCCGGGAAGACGACAGTCGCGCCCGAGCGGGACATGCCGGGACTAACCTGGGGATGATTCGGCGGATCGCCCTGTCATTGCTCAAGAGGGCCGACACCAAGGGCAGCATCCGAACCCGACGGATGAAGGCCGCCTGGGATGATGATTACCTGCTCAAAGTGCTCAAGGCTCTAACGACCGACTAA